In Nocardioides dokdonensis FR1436, the following are encoded in one genomic region:
- a CDS encoding DNA-3-methyladenine glycosylase, whose protein sequence is MSTSPELLPLLAGDAEQVAPLLLGAVLRHGDVAVRLTEVEAYAGQDDPGSHAYRGPTPRTEVMFGPAGRLYTYFSYGMHVCANVVVGPEGRAAAVLLRAGEVVEGVELARSRRPRSSERDLARGPARLCQALGIGLEHGGGDLVSGPVRLHPGEPPREWESGPRVGLRGAPDRPWRFWLPGERSVSTYRPAVPRRPR, encoded by the coding sequence GTGAGCACCTCGCCTGAGCTGCTCCCGCTGCTGGCGGGGGACGCCGAGCAGGTGGCACCCCTCCTGCTCGGCGCCGTCCTGCGCCACGGCGACGTGGCCGTGCGCCTCACCGAGGTCGAGGCGTACGCCGGCCAGGACGACCCCGGGTCGCACGCCTACCGAGGGCCCACGCCCCGCACCGAGGTGATGTTCGGTCCCGCCGGTCGGCTCTACACCTACTTCAGCTACGGCATGCACGTGTGCGCCAACGTCGTGGTCGGCCCCGAGGGCCGCGCGGCCGCGGTGCTGCTGCGGGCCGGTGAGGTGGTCGAGGGCGTCGAGCTGGCCCGCTCCCGACGACCCCGCTCCAGCGAGCGCGACCTCGCCCGGGGCCCGGCGCGGCTGTGCCAGGCGCTGGGGATCGGGCTGGAGCACGGGGGTGGCGACCTCGTGTCCGGGCCCGTCCGGCTGCACCCGGGGGAGCCACCCCGGGAGTGGGAGTCCGGACCTCGGGTGGGCCTGCGGGGAGCGCCCGACCGGCCGTGGCGCTTCTGGCTGCCGGGGGAGCGCAGCGTCTCGACGTACCGTCCGGCCGTCCCGAGGCGACCTCGCTGA
- the argH gene encoding argininosuccinate lyase: protein MTRHQPGKQDATNTGKLWGGRFAGGPSPELEALSRSTHFDWRLTPYDLAGSRAHANALHRSGLLTAADHTELLRGLDVLGERHAGGELHPDPSDEDVHGALERLLLEEVGVDIGGRLRAGRSRNDQIATLFKVFLRDHARVVAAQVLDLVDALAGQARAHLGGEDAEPTIMPGRTHLQHAQPVLLAHHLLAHAWPLLRDVDRLADWDARVAADSPYGSGALAGQSLGLDPTLVAAELGFSGSSANSIDGTSARDFVAELAFVTAQIGIDVSRLAEEVILWATKEFGFVTLHDSWSTGSSIMPQKKNPDIAELARGKAGRLIGNLAGLMATLKALPLAYNRDLQEDKEPVFDSVDTLEVLLPAFTGMIATLEFDGERMAELAPQGFSLATDVAEWLVRQNVPFRVAHEVAGACVRRCEELDVELADLSDEQFREISPELTPQVREVLTAGGSVASRDGRGGTAPVRVREQLDELVARAGGLREHLA from the coding sequence GTGACACGTCATCAGCCGGGCAAGCAGGACGCGACCAACACCGGCAAGCTGTGGGGCGGTCGGTTCGCCGGCGGTCCCTCGCCCGAGCTGGAGGCACTCTCGCGCTCCACCCACTTCGACTGGCGGCTCACGCCGTACGACCTCGCGGGGTCGCGCGCCCACGCCAACGCCCTGCACCGCTCGGGGCTGCTCACCGCCGCCGACCACACCGAGCTGCTCCGGGGCCTCGACGTCCTGGGGGAGCGGCACGCGGGCGGCGAGCTGCACCCCGACCCCTCCGACGAGGACGTCCACGGCGCCCTCGAACGGCTGCTGCTCGAGGAGGTCGGCGTCGACATCGGCGGACGGCTGCGTGCCGGGCGCTCCCGCAACGACCAGATCGCCACCCTGTTCAAGGTCTTCCTGCGCGACCACGCACGGGTGGTCGCGGCCCAGGTCCTCGACCTCGTCGACGCCCTGGCCGGACAGGCCCGGGCCCACTTGGGCGGCGAGGACGCCGAGCCCACGATCATGCCGGGGCGCACGCACCTGCAGCACGCCCAGCCGGTGCTGCTCGCGCACCACCTGCTGGCGCACGCCTGGCCGTTGCTGCGCGACGTGGACCGCCTCGCCGACTGGGACGCCCGCGTGGCCGCCGACTCGCCGTACGGCTCGGGGGCCCTGGCCGGGCAGAGCCTGGGCCTCGACCCCACCCTGGTGGCGGCCGAGCTCGGGTTCAGCGGGTCCAGCGCCAACTCCATCGACGGCACGTCGGCGCGCGACTTCGTGGCCGAGCTGGCCTTCGTGACCGCCCAGATCGGCATCGACGTGAGCCGGCTCGCCGAGGAGGTCATCCTCTGGGCCACCAAGGAGTTCGGTTTCGTCACGCTGCACGACTCCTGGTCGACCGGGTCGAGCATCATGCCGCAGAAGAAGAACCCCGACATCGCCGAGCTGGCCCGCGGCAAGGCAGGGCGGCTCATCGGCAACCTGGCGGGGCTGATGGCCACCCTCAAGGCGCTGCCGCTGGCCTACAACCGCGACCTGCAGGAGGACAAGGAGCCGGTCTTCGACTCGGTGGACACCCTCGAGGTCCTGCTGCCGGCGTTCACCGGGATGATCGCCACCCTCGAGTTCGACGGTGAGCGGATGGCCGAGCTGGCACCCCAGGGCTTCTCCCTGGCCACCGACGTCGCGGAGTGGCTGGTGCGCCAGAACGTGCCCTTCCGGGTCGCCCACGAGGTGGCCGGCGCGTGCGTACGCCGCTGCGAGGAGCTGGACGTGGAGCTGGCGGACCTCAGTGACGAGCAGTTCCGCGAGATCTCGCCGGAGCTGACGCCCCAGGTGCGCGAGGTGCTGACCGCCGGCGGCTCGGTCGCCTCGCGTGACGGCCGCGGCGGCACCGCACCGGTGCGGGTGCGCGAGCAGCTCGACGAGCTGGTGGCCCGGGCCGGTGGCCTGCGTGAGCACCTCGCCTGA